A window from Photobacterium sp. DA100 encodes these proteins:
- a CDS encoding aminoglycoside 6-adenylyltransferase, translating into MKFPQTLPSTHQQLLEKIIAAFSQDPRILGIGASGSFAADSMDKYSDLDLVIAVEPSEFDDIMKERFEIIDRVEGKLAAFTGEHVGEPRLVIALFEPNTVHVDLKFVALPDAATRVDETKVVWERESYLSDVYQHSQHHFPQPDPQWIEDRFWIWTHYAATKIARGEYFETLEFISFIRQVVLSPLALKQGGFTPFGVRKVEKYLPEFAKQLEETVAKPEPASLTKAVKKCVGLYLELREKETVNTNAEAQTVAEAYLNKECGE; encoded by the coding sequence ATGAAGTTTCCACAAACACTTCCAAGCACTCATCAGCAGCTTCTAGAAAAAATCATTGCGGCTTTCTCGCAGGATCCTCGCATTCTCGGTATTGGTGCCAGCGGCTCGTTTGCTGCTGATTCCATGGACAAGTACAGCGATCTCGATTTGGTTATCGCGGTTGAACCCTCTGAATTCGACGACATCATGAAAGAGCGTTTCGAGATCATTGACCGTGTTGAGGGCAAACTCGCCGCCTTTACCGGAGAACACGTCGGTGAACCACGTCTGGTTATCGCCCTGTTCGAACCAAATACTGTGCACGTCGACCTCAAGTTCGTTGCCCTGCCGGATGCCGCTACCCGTGTTGATGAGACAAAAGTCGTGTGGGAGCGGGAAAGTTACCTATCGGATGTCTACCAACACTCCCAGCACCATTTCCCACAACCGGATCCACAATGGATTGAAGACAGGTTCTGGATCTGGACCCACTACGCGGCAACCAAAATTGCCCGAGGCGAATATTTTGAAACGCTTGAGTTTATTTCCTTTATCCGCCAGGTTGTGCTGTCACCTCTGGCATTGAAACAAGGCGGTTTCACCCCATTCGGCGTGCGCAAGGTCGAAAAGTACCTGCCGGAATTTGCCAAACAACTTGAAGAAACGGTAGCGAAACCTGAACCGGCCTCTTTGACCAAAGCGGTGAAAAAATGCGTAGGGCTTTATCTTGAGCTGCGCGAGAAAGAAACGGTGAACACCAACGCCGAAGCCCAAACGGTTGCGGAGGCCTACCTCAACAAAGAGTGTGGCGAGTAA
- a CDS encoding MurR/RpiR family transcriptional regulator, with translation MEVAELVPTDLDTLKDHIVRRYDDLSPRLQQVADFAMAQPMLVAVETMVTIAEQAGVPLSTLSRFSNAMGFSGFSSMQAVFRDHYFNRPRDYKERVRKAKNEAEFGPDSAAAIFHDFGAANIEAMEQLQITVSPQKLDRAVSLLEGAETIYIQGMRRAYPVAFYLWYALMKSNNNVVLIDDNGGMLSPLTRLMGERDVLVTFTFSPYAPETTDVIDLAYQKKVPIIAITDNQMMEQGNKMDVCFEVQEGDNLGFRSLSCSVYLAQTLAVSLMCKDTQ, from the coding sequence ATGGAAGTAGCCGAGCTTGTTCCTACCGATTTAGATACCCTCAAAGATCACATTGTCAGGCGCTATGACGACTTGAGTCCGCGTCTACAGCAGGTGGCCGACTTTGCCATGGCCCAGCCAATGCTGGTGGCTGTCGAAACCATGGTTACCATCGCCGAGCAGGCCGGTGTGCCGTTGTCCACCCTTAGCCGTTTCTCCAATGCCATGGGCTTTTCTGGGTTCAGCTCGATGCAAGCCGTTTTTCGGGATCACTACTTCAACCGCCCGCGTGATTACAAAGAGCGGGTACGCAAGGCGAAGAATGAAGCGGAGTTTGGCCCGGATTCCGCCGCGGCGATTTTCCATGATTTCGGCGCGGCAAATATTGAGGCCATGGAGCAGCTGCAAATCACGGTGTCGCCACAGAAGCTGGACAGGGCGGTTAGCTTGCTTGAAGGGGCCGAGACGATTTACATCCAGGGTATGCGGCGGGCGTATCCCGTGGCTTTCTACCTTTGGTATGCCTTGATGAAATCCAATAACAATGTTGTATTGATTGATGATAACGGTGGGATGCTATCGCCGCTGACCCGCCTGATGGGTGAGAGAGACGTATTGGTTACCTTCACTTTCAGCCCATATGCGCCGGAAACCACCGACGTTATCGACCTTGCTTACCAAAAGAAGGTGCCGATTATTGCCATCACCGATAACCAAATGATGGAGCAGGGCAACAAGATGGATGTCTGCTTCGAGGTGCAGGAAGGGGATAATTTGGGCTTCCGCTCACTCAGTTGCTCGGTCTATCTGGCCCAGACCTTGGCGGTGAGTTTAATGTGCAAAGATACCCAATAG
- a CDS encoding class II fructose-bisphosphate aldolase has product MLVNLKDLLPEAAASDYAVPCFNVFGYEDARAVVEAAEAVNKPVILACNKDVADFYGVETAAAMFLALAKNSSVPVCLHLDHTYEEEIVFRALKAGFSSVMFDGSQLPLEENIARTRAVADVAHALGASVEGEIGSVPYDEGRDHIKSIYTEAEEAARFAKESGADCVAVSVGNVHRLTEPTCTIDFGRLDKIASMVDIPLVIHGTSGIRDEDMEVLKRTRVSKFNIGTCLRQALGHGLRDFMNEEPEKFDRIYFMKKAMPLVKEEAIRNFKLLS; this is encoded by the coding sequence ATGCTCGTCAATTTAAAAGATCTTTTGCCTGAAGCCGCGGCTTCCGACTATGCAGTTCCTTGCTTCAACGTATTCGGTTACGAAGATGCCCGTGCGGTTGTCGAAGCGGCTGAGGCAGTGAACAAGCCGGTGATCCTGGCCTGCAACAAGGATGTGGCGGACTTCTACGGGGTAGAAACCGCAGCGGCGATGTTCCTGGCGCTGGCGAAAAACAGCTCGGTGCCGGTGTGTCTGCACCTCGATCATACCTATGAGGAAGAGATCGTGTTCCGCGCGCTGAAAGCCGGCTTTAGCTCGGTGATGTTCGATGGCTCCCAGCTGCCGCTCGAAGAGAATATCGCCCGTACCCGCGCCGTGGCCGACGTTGCCCACGCGCTGGGCGCTTCGGTCGAAGGCGAGATTGGCTCGGTGCCTTATGATGAAGGCCGCGACCACATCAAATCAATCTATACCGAAGCAGAAGAAGCCGCCCGCTTCGCCAAGGAAAGTGGTGCCGACTGTGTTGCTGTATCGGTGGGTAATGTACACCGCTTGACCGAGCCAACCTGCACCATTGATTTTGGCCGCTTGGACAAGATTGCCAGCATGGTGGATATTCCCTTGGTTATCCATGGCACCAGCGGGATCCGCGATGAGGATATGGAAGTGCTCAAGCGTACCCGCGTATCGAAATTCAACATCGGTACCTGCTTGCGCCAGGCGCTGGGGCATGGACTTCGCGACTTCATGAATGAAGAGCCAGAGAAGTTTGACCGGATTTATTTCATGAAGAAGGCAATGCCTTTGGTGAAGGAAGAAGCGATTCGTAATTTCAAACTGCTGTCGTAA
- a CDS encoding 5-deoxy-glucuronate isomerase — MGKHIPPFDNKNQPIIDVNDEVTPLCYFNQVRLAQGEQHQHVVEGYESVIVLAGGTCSITVTNGEKTEVYDNIGKRKSVWDGNPEAVYVPLGYSATIDCVSDTADVMIAGGKFEQSLEPFCIREENVDIVQYGSDDTKTHRKIKHVLGQSNADNRGRLLVSELFTVGAGGWSGFPPHKHDEDRVKPDGSKETLYEEVYQFRFNPDFGFGAQFLYEHEDDFGPVYHVRTGSVIAIDKGYHPSVAAPGYEMYYFTIIVGKTEKSLIQHFDPHHEYQVETIPGIKDMIAKFK, encoded by the coding sequence ATGGGTAAGCATATCCCACCGTTTGATAATAAAAACCAACCTATCATCGATGTGAACGATGAAGTCACACCGCTGTGTTATTTCAACCAAGTCCGTTTGGCGCAGGGTGAGCAGCACCAGCATGTTGTTGAAGGTTACGAGTCCGTTATCGTCCTTGCTGGCGGCACCTGTTCGATCACTGTGACCAATGGCGAGAAGACCGAAGTGTACGACAATATCGGTAAGCGTAAATCGGTATGGGATGGCAACCCTGAAGCGGTCTATGTGCCGCTTGGCTACAGCGCAACCATTGACTGTGTCAGCGATACGGCTGATGTGATGATCGCCGGGGGTAAGTTCGAACAATCACTGGAACCTTTCTGCATCCGCGAAGAGAATGTCGATATCGTTCAGTACGGCTCGGATGACACTAAAACCCACCGTAAGATCAAACACGTACTGGGCCAGTCGAATGCCGACAACCGTGGACGCCTATTGGTCAGTGAGCTGTTTACTGTTGGTGCCGGTGGTTGGTCTGGCTTCCCTCCTCACAAGCACGATGAAGATCGAGTTAAGCCTGATGGCAGCAAAGAGACATTGTACGAAGAAGTGTACCAGTTCCGCTTCAACCCAGACTTCGGCTTCGGTGCCCAGTTCCTCTACGAGCATGAAGATGACTTCGGCCCGGTTTACCACGTCCGTACCGGCTCGGTGATCGCCATCGACAAAGGCTACCATCCAAGTGTGGCAGCGCCGGGTTACGAGATGTACTACTTCACCATCATCGTCGGTAAAACCGAGAAGTCATTGATCCAGCATTTTGATCCGCACCACGAATACCAAGTCGAAACGATCCCTGGCATCAAGGACATGATCGCCAAGTTCAAATAA
- the iolC gene encoding 5-dehydro-2-deoxygluconokinase gives MTKIALQQDRKLDAIVLGRAGVDLYARESNTDMADISGFNKFVGGSAANIAVAVSKLGGKVGFIGCVADDAFGGYVKQYMSGQGINLDGMMTDNSGSRTSVAFTEMKPSDCTVLIYRNKASDLTIKPEQIDPAYIASSKVLVVTGTALSESPSREATLIAMEHARRSNTLVVLDVDYRPYSWRTDVDASIYYGIAAGLSDIVIGNREEFDMMETVLAPGNKDDDATAERFLRANTQVVVIKAGEFGSKVYCRDGHKFQQGIFRVEVQKPFGSGDSFAGGLIWTLVNGGELEDGVKHGSAAAAINVSGNSCTEAMPTKEQLFDFIETREQSL, from the coding sequence ATGACAAAGATTGCACTTCAGCAAGACCGCAAGCTGGATGCCATCGTGTTGGGACGTGCGGGCGTAGACCTTTACGCCCGTGAATCAAACACGGACATGGCTGATATTTCAGGCTTCAACAAATTCGTCGGCGGCTCGGCAGCCAATATCGCAGTGGCTGTGAGCAAGCTTGGCGGCAAGGTCGGGTTTATTGGTTGCGTCGCTGATGATGCATTCGGCGGCTACGTGAAGCAGTACATGTCAGGCCAGGGCATCAACCTTGACGGCATGATGACCGACAACTCGGGCTCGCGCACTTCCGTCGCGTTTACCGAGATGAAGCCAAGTGACTGTACGGTTCTGATTTACCGCAACAAGGCCTCTGACTTGACCATCAAGCCAGAGCAGATCGACCCAGCCTACATTGCCAGCTCGAAAGTGTTGGTGGTCACCGGTACGGCGCTGTCTGAAAGCCCAAGCCGCGAAGCCACGCTTATTGCGATGGAGCATGCGCGCCGCAGCAATACGCTAGTGGTACTGGATGTCGACTACCGTCCATATTCATGGCGTACCGATGTCGATGCGTCTATCTACTACGGCATTGCCGCGGGCCTTTCCGATATCGTGATCGGCAACCGAGAAGAATTCGACATGATGGAAACCGTGCTGGCACCGGGCAACAAGGACGACGATGCCACCGCCGAGCGCTTCCTGCGCGCCAATACCCAAGTGGTAGTGATTAAAGCGGGCGAGTTCGGTTCGAAAGTGTACTGCCGCGACGGCCACAAGTTCCAGCAGGGGATCTTCCGCGTTGAGGTACAGAAGCCGTTCGGCTCGGGTGACTCATTCGCTGGCGGCCTGATCTGGACCCTGGTTAACGGCGGCGAGCTGGAAGACGGCGTCAAGCACGGTTCGGCAGCGGCGGCGATCAATGTCAGCGGCAACAGCTGTACCGAAGCGATGCCGACCAAGGAACAATTATTCGACTTTATTGAGACCAGAGAACAAAGCCTTTAA
- a CDS encoding Gfo/Idh/MocA family oxidoreductase, with the protein MFNEERHFDQPIRWAMVGGGRGSQIGYSHRNAAQRDGLFKLVAGAFDLDPARCRDFGENLGLDGDRCYANYKEMFEQEAQREDGIQAVSIATPNSTHYEICKAALEANLHVVCEKPITFTTEEAEELKEIAAKNNRVIGVMYGYSGFPMVQQAREMVKRGDLGEIRVINMQFAHGFHNEEYELNDPGLKWRVSPEVSGPTYVLGDIGTHAFYLCEVMTGLEVDRLSCMRQSFIKSRAPLEDNAHVMLEFKGGAVGTLWASAVNSGSMHQQKIRIVGSKASIEWWDEQPNQLRYEIQGEPPRILDRGMGYLYQDAEGVAANRVGGGHAEGYFESWANLYHRFALAFDAADRDDQATLAGIWFPGIDAGIEGVRLCEKCVESADQNAAWVDYE; encoded by the coding sequence ATGTTTAATGAAGAACGTCATTTTGACCAACCAATCCGCTGGGCAATGGTAGGCGGCGGCCGTGGTAGCCAGATCGGTTACTCGCACCGTAATGCCGCGCAGCGCGATGGCTTGTTCAAGCTGGTAGCGGGTGCTTTCGATCTCGACCCTGCACGCTGCCGTGATTTCGGTGAGAACCTAGGCCTTGACGGCGACCGTTGCTACGCCAACTACAAAGAGATGTTCGAGCAAGAAGCCCAGCGCGAAGACGGTATCCAGGCTGTTTCTATCGCTACTCCGAACTCGACCCACTACGAAATCTGTAAGGCGGCGCTGGAAGCGAACCTACACGTGGTGTGTGAAAAACCAATCACCTTCACGACTGAAGAAGCCGAAGAACTGAAGGAGATCGCAGCGAAAAACAACCGTGTTATCGGCGTGATGTACGGCTACAGCGGTTTCCCAATGGTTCAGCAGGCGCGTGAAATGGTCAAGCGTGGCGACCTGGGTGAGATTCGCGTTATCAACATGCAGTTCGCACACGGATTCCACAACGAAGAGTACGAGCTGAACGATCCGGGCCTGAAGTGGCGTGTAAGCCCAGAGGTTTCTGGCCCAACTTACGTACTAGGCGATATCGGTACCCACGCTTTCTACCTGTGCGAAGTGATGACCGGCCTGGAAGTCGACCGCCTGTCTTGCATGCGCCAGAGCTTCATCAAGTCGCGCGCGCCGCTAGAAGACAATGCCCACGTGATGTTGGAGTTCAAAGGCGGTGCAGTCGGTACGCTTTGGGCATCAGCCGTGAACTCAGGCTCTATGCACCAGCAGAAGATCCGCATCGTCGGCTCTAAAGCGTCTATCGAGTGGTGGGACGAGCAGCCAAACCAGCTTCGTTACGAAATCCAGGGCGAGCCACCTCGCATCCTAGACCGTGGTATGGGCTACCTGTACCAAGATGCCGAAGGTGTGGCAGCCAACCGCGTTGGCGGTGGTCACGCTGAAGGTTACTTCGAGTCTTGGGCAAACCTGTACCACCGCTTTGCACTGGCATTCGACGCGGCAGACCGCGACGACCAAGCCACCCTTGCGGGTATTTGGTTCCCGGGTATCGATGCCGGTATCGAAGGCGTGCGCCTGTGTGAGAAGTGCGTCGAGTCGGCAGACCAGAACGCAGCTTGGGTTGATTACGAGTAA